From a single Pararge aegeria chromosome 16, ilParAegt1.1, whole genome shotgun sequence genomic region:
- the LOC120630546 gene encoding tRNA (cytosine(38)-C(5))-methyltransferase, protein MHRILELYSGIGGMHCAWKESQLDGEVVLAVDINTVANEVYTHNFPETCLSNRNIQSFTSKEIEKLNVNTVLMSPPCQPFTRNGKYLDVNDPRTDSFTYLIQLLCELNNIEYILMENVKGFECSTVRNLFIDSLKACGFSYQEFLLCPTKVGVPNSRLRYYCIARRSVSEWHFKRKEDIITSLPCDYGLPNMLEEILQKEVPDKYLLNEKMLKRANVLDICYKHSRRSCCFTKSYTHYLDGTGSVYTNSNEDHVEKCYKVANTFDVGSEKFIELFKELKLRFFTPYEVLRLMSFPQNYEFPENITMKQCYRLLGNSVNVKVIGELLKILFD, encoded by the exons ATGCACAGAATCTTAGAACTTTACAGTGGTATAGGTGGCATGCACTGTGCATGGAAAG AGTCACAGTTAGATGGTGAAGTAGTATTAGCAGTTGACATAAATACTGTTGCAAATGAAGTTTATACACACAACTTTCCTGAAACATGTCTGTCAAACCGAAATATTCAATCATTTACTTCAAAGGAAATAGAAAAACTTAATGTGAACACAGTGCTAATGTCTCCACCATGTCAACCGTTTACTAGAAATGGTAAATACTTGGATGTAAATGATCCTCGAACCGATTCATTTACTTACCTGATACAGTTGCTTtgtgaattaaataatattgaatatatattaatgGAAAATGTCAAGGGTTTTGAATGTTCAACtgttagaaatttatttatagattcaTTAAAGGCATGTGGATTTAGTTATCAGGAATTCCTTCTATGTCCTACCAAAGTTGGTGTTCCAAATTCTAGGTTAAGGTATTATTGTATTGCCAGAAGAAGTGTTTCAGAATGGCATTTTAAAAGAAAGGAAGACatt ATCACCAGTTTGCCTTGTGACTATGGTCTTCCAAATATGCTTGAAGAAATATTACAAAAGGAGGTACCGGATAAATACTTACTAAATGAAAAGATGTTGAAGAGAGCAAATGTATTGGATATATGCTACAAGCATTCTAGAAGATCTTGTTGCTTTACAAAATCTTATACTCATTATTTGGATGGAACAGGCTCAGTTTATACCAATTCAAATGAGGATCATGTTGAAAAATGTTACAAAGTAGCCAATACTTTTGATGTAGGCAGTGAAAAGTTTATCGAGTTATTTAAAGAACTTAAGTTAAGATTCTTTACACCTTATGAAGTTCTTAGACTAATGAGTTTTCCTCAAAACTATGAATTTCCAGAAAACATAACAATGAAGCAATGTTACAGGTTATTGGGTAACAGTGTAAATGTTAAAGTTATAGGTGAACTTTTGAAGATACTTTTTGATTAA
- the LOC120630547 gene encoding protein JTB has translation MIETCSKRCMLLGTILMGVLTIVVLILESHLADTLSGSQRRNKTFPTENNSTCWVHQPYTVISECHPCSDFEIRSKSIGVCIHTSFKEILKCKSGETVTRSCDRVAYLEERAYWTFTIWSLIIGLVSCFAVMLRTRVLNFRAKKRAQKALSNGAI, from the exons ATGATTGAAACTTGTTCGAAACGATGCATGTTATTAGGAACTATATTAATGGGAGt GTTGACTATAGTGGTTTTAATACTAGAATCGCATCTCGCTGATACTCTGTCAGGTAGCCAGAGAAGGAATAAAACTTTCCCCACAGAAAATAACTCAACTTGTTGGGTTCACCAACCATATACTGTAATAAGTGAATGCCATCCTTGCTCAG ATTTTGAAATTCGGAGCAAGAGTATTGGAGTATGCATTCATACCAGCTTCAAAGAAATACTGAAATGTAAAAGTGGTGAAACAGTAACAAgaag TTGTGATCGAGTGGCATATTTAGAGGAAAGGGCTTACTGGACATTTACAATTTGGTCTCTCATTATAGGTCTGGTGTCTTGTTTTGCTGTGATGCTTAGAACTagagttttaaattttagagCTAAAAAGAGAGCCCAAAAGGCACTTAGTAATGGAGCTATTTAA